The Geobacter sp. AOG2 genome includes a window with the following:
- the rimO gene encoding 30S ribosomal protein S12 methylthiotransferase RimO yields MVSLGCPKNLVDAEVMLGVLAKDDYEITTDEKDADVIIVNTCSFIKEAKQESIDAILDLAERKHDGRCHTLIVSGCLPQRYQEELANDLPEVDIFIGTGDYPRIAEILAEKKDAEGQLRYVGDPDYVYDESLPRLNSSPAWYSYLKIGEGCSNCCSYCVIPQLRGAYRSRPLEALVAEAERLAARGVKEINVISQDVTRYGSDLDDGSTLETLLRRLAAIEGIKWVRLLYAYPDGITDSLIALIRDEPKICKYLDIPIQHIADPVLKRMKRRSSEAQIRELIATLRREIPGIALRTSLIVGFPGETVDDFTNLMRFVEQTQFDRLGVFCYSREENTPAASLPDQISERVKRERYRKLMRAQARLSFRRNRALIGTTEQVIVEGYSEETDLLLKGRSSRQAPDIDGQVYITAGTAEVGDIVSLKVTDSSDYDLIGEIVA; encoded by the coding sequence ATGGTCAGCCTGGGCTGCCCCAAGAACCTGGTGGATGCCGAGGTCATGCTCGGCGTGCTTGCCAAGGACGACTACGAGATCACCACCGACGAGAAGGACGCGGACGTGATCATCGTCAATACCTGCTCGTTCATCAAAGAGGCCAAACAGGAGAGTATCGACGCCATTCTGGATCTGGCGGAACGCAAGCACGACGGGCGCTGCCATACCCTGATCGTTTCCGGCTGCCTGCCGCAGCGGTACCAGGAGGAGTTGGCCAACGATCTGCCCGAGGTGGATATCTTCATCGGCACCGGCGATTACCCGCGCATTGCCGAGATCCTGGCCGAGAAAAAAGACGCGGAGGGCCAACTGCGCTACGTGGGCGATCCCGATTACGTCTATGACGAATCATTGCCGCGCCTCAATTCATCGCCGGCATGGTATTCCTACCTCAAGATCGGCGAAGGCTGTTCCAATTGCTGCTCGTACTGTGTTATCCCGCAACTGCGGGGCGCTTACCGGTCCCGTCCGCTGGAGGCGCTGGTGGCCGAGGCGGAACGGCTGGCGGCCCGCGGGGTGAAGGAGATCAACGTCATCTCCCAGGATGTCACCCGTTACGGCAGCGATCTCGACGACGGCTCCACGCTTGAAACATTGCTGCGCCGGTTGGCGGCCATCGAGGGCATCAAATGGGTGCGCCTGCTGTATGCGTATCCCGACGGGATCACCGACAGCCTGATCGCACTGATACGGGACGAGCCGAAGATTTGCAAATATCTGGATATTCCGATCCAGCACATCGCCGACCCGGTACTCAAGCGCATGAAGCGCCGGAGCAGCGAGGCGCAGATCCGGGAGCTGATTGCCACGCTGCGCCGCGAGATCCCCGGCATTGCGTTGCGCACCTCCCTGATCGTCGGCTTTCCCGGTGAAACGGTGGACGATTTTACCAACCTGATGCGGTTCGTGGAACAGACCCAGTTCGATCGCCTGGGGGTCTTCTGCTACTCGCGGGAAGAGAATACGCCGGCAGCCTCCCTGCCGGACCAGATCTCGGAGAGGGTCAAGCGTGAACGCTACCGCAAATTGATGCGCGCCCAGGCACGGCTTTCGTTCCGTCGCAACCGGGCCCTGATCGGCACCACGGAACAGGTCATCGTGGAGGGGTACAGTGAAGAAACCGACCTGCTCCTCAAGGGGCGCTCATCGCGCCAGGCTCCGG
- a CDS encoding YajQ family cyclic di-GMP-binding protein translates to MPSFDIVSKVDMQEVDNAVNQAIKEIGQRYDFKGSKSEISQEKDAVKILADDDYKLKAVVDVLQSKFLKRNISIKALQYGKIEQASGGMVRQIITVQQGISKEKGKEIIAAIKESKIKVQGQIQDDQVRVTGKNRDDLQEAIQLLKGKDLGVEMQFVNFRE, encoded by the coding sequence ATGCCGTCATTCGACATCGTTTCAAAAGTGGACATGCAGGAAGTGGATAACGCCGTCAACCAGGCGATCAAGGAGATCGGCCAGCGTTACGACTTCAAGGGGTCCAAGAGCGAGATCAGCCAGGAAAAAGACGCCGTCAAGATCCTGGCCGACGACGACTACAAGCTCAAGGCGGTGGTAGATGTGCTCCAGTCCAAATTTCTCAAGCGCAACATCTCCATCAAGGCCTTGCAGTACGGCAAGATCGAGCAGGCCTCGGGCGGCATGGTACGCCAGATCATAACGGTCCAGCAGGGAATCTCCAAGGAGAAGGGCAAGGAGATCATTGCCGCCATCAAGGAGAGCAAGATCAAGGTCCAGGGCCAGATCCAGGATGACCAGGTGCGGGTGACCGGCAAGAACCGCGACGATTTGCAGGAGGCTATCCAACTCCTCAAGGGGAAGGATTTGGGGGTGGAGATGCAGTTCGTGAATTTCAGGGAGTAG
- a CDS encoding response regulator, with product MSNATVMIVDDALFMRNILGTILRDKGYAVAAEAASGIETMRKLHDCNPDIIFLDIILPDANGIELLGSIRKIKPQAKVILCSAIGQEAIVKKGLDLGARYYVQKPFSPEKIAEALESLGE from the coding sequence ATGAGTAACGCTACGGTAATGATCGTGGATGATGCCCTGTTCATGCGTAATATTCTCGGCACCATCCTGAGGGACAAGGGCTATGCCGTCGCCGCCGAGGCCGCCAGCGGCATAGAGACCATGAGAAAACTCCACGACTGCAATCCCGACATCATTTTCCTGGATATCATTCTGCCCGATGCCAATGGGATCGAACTGCTGGGCTCGATCCGCAAGATCAAACCGCAGGCCAAGGTGATCCTCTGCTCGGCCATCGGCCAGGAGGCGATCGTCAAAAAGGGGCTGGACCTGGGTGCCAGGTATTATGTCCAGAAACCCTTCAGCCCGGAAAAGATCGCGGAAGCTCTGGAAAGTCTGGGGGAGTAA
- a CDS encoding chemotaxis protein CheA, producing the protein MDMSQYRDLFVSESKGHIQVFNELIVRLEDNAADTAAIDELFRHAHSLKGMAATMQYQAVADLAHRMEDLLSRVRSGEFGFTPGLADILLEGSDVLAAMVSTIEAGDDRLPDAAELVNRLAAFDAAAGPTPPQPPVGADTEPVGGDRDPAGAAPEHQFRHTDSFKSVRVKTETLDRLVNITGELITTRYRLADRAQHGEGAQLEEPLKRLSMLLRELRDEVFQARMLPFSFVADRFPRLVRDLSRKQGKEILFQVEGKEIELDRGILEEVSEPLVHILRNAVDHGMEMPGERIAAGKPGPGTIRIAVSRDKDCVNIVVSDDGRGMDPGRLADKAVEKGVLSREQASVLTRHEALMLICAPGFSTAETVSDISGRGVGMDAVRTAIHSLGGGLVIESETGRGSRFLLRLPLSVSIIHALLVECGPLTLAFPVNVVDRTVELGDGEIFGERDQSVFVLDDRQVPLKSLNRLLGQPTTAPDPGELVPTVVVDTGGVVTGLTVDRLLGQREIFVKPLGIPLCRIKGVTGGAITGDGRIVYVMDASALL; encoded by the coding sequence ATGGATATGTCCCAGTACCGGGATTTGTTCGTCTCAGAATCCAAGGGGCACATTCAGGTATTCAACGAACTGATCGTCAGGCTGGAGGATAATGCCGCCGATACGGCCGCTATCGACGAGTTGTTCCGCCATGCCCATTCCCTCAAGGGAATGGCGGCTACCATGCAGTATCAGGCCGTCGCCGACCTCGCCCATCGCATGGAGGATCTTTTGAGCAGGGTGCGCAGCGGGGAGTTTGGCTTTACGCCGGGCTTGGCCGATATCCTGCTGGAAGGGAGCGACGTCCTGGCCGCCATGGTCTCGACGATCGAAGCCGGCGACGACCGGTTGCCGGATGCCGCTGAACTGGTCAACCGGCTGGCCGCATTCGACGCTGCCGCCGGTCCCACCCCGCCACAACCGCCCGTTGGCGCCGATACCGAACCTGTGGGCGGCGACCGCGACCCGGCAGGTGCGGCCCCGGAGCATCAGTTCCGTCACACCGATTCCTTCAAAAGTGTTCGCGTCAAGACCGAAACCCTCGACCGCCTGGTGAACATCACCGGCGAACTGATTACCACCCGTTACCGCCTGGCGGACCGTGCGCAGCATGGTGAGGGGGCGCAGCTCGAAGAGCCGCTCAAGCGGCTTTCCATGCTGCTGCGGGAGCTTCGCGACGAGGTGTTCCAGGCCCGCATGCTCCCGTTCTCGTTCGTTGCCGATCGCTTTCCCCGGCTGGTGCGCGACCTGTCCCGCAAGCAGGGCAAGGAGATCCTGTTTCAGGTGGAGGGGAAGGAGATCGAACTGGACCGCGGGATTCTCGAGGAGGTAAGCGAGCCTTTGGTGCATATCCTGCGCAATGCCGTCGATCACGGCATGGAAATGCCCGGAGAGCGGATTGCCGCCGGAAAGCCCGGCCCCGGTACGATCCGCATTGCCGTGTCCCGCGACAAGGATTGCGTGAATATCGTCGTTAGCGACGACGGGCGGGGCATGGACCCCGGGAGGCTCGCCGACAAGGCGGTGGAAAAGGGGGTGCTCAGCCGTGAACAGGCCAGCGTCCTGACCCGGCACGAGGCGCTCATGCTGATCTGCGCCCCCGGTTTTTCCACGGCAGAAACCGTCAGCGACATCTCGGGCCGCGGTGTTGGCATGGACGCCGTGAGGACCGCCATTCACTCCTTGGGCGGAGGGCTCGTCATAGAATCGGAGACAGGCCGGGGAAGCCGTTTCCTGCTGCGGCTCCCTCTCTCGGTCTCGATCATCCACGCCCTTCTCGTGGAGTGCGGTCCGCTGACGCTCGCGTTTCCGGTCAATGTCGTCGATCGCACCGTCGAGCTCGGGGATGGCGAGATATTCGGAGAGCGGGACCAATCGGTTTTCGTTCTCGACGACAGGCAGGTCCCCCTCAAGAGCCTCAACCGCCTGCTCGGGCAACCGACCACCGCACCCGATCCGGGGGAGTTGGTCCCGACGGTCGTCGTCGATACGGGCGGTGTCGTGACCGGGCTGACCGTCGACCGCCTGCTCGGCCAGAGAGAGATCTTCGTGAAACCGCTAGGCATTCCGCTCTGCCGCATCAAAGGGGTTACCGGCGGGGCTATCACGGGGGACGGGCGGATCGTGTACGTCATGGATGCCAGTGCTCTGCTCTGA
- the gatA gene encoding Asp-tRNA(Asn)/Glu-tRNA(Gln) amidotransferase subunit GatA gives MDIFELTIGQLANQLKAGTVSSVEATKAMLERIEAVEPRVGSFITVTPESALAEAEAADRRIAAGDAHMLTGVPLALKDIFLTEGIRTTCGSRILHNFIPPYSATAWERLRGCGSVLLGKLNQDEFAMGSSNESSAFGVTRNPWDITRIPGGSSGGSAAAIAARQATATLGTDTGGSIRQPSSHCGCVGLKPTYGRVSRYGVIAFASSLDQVGPITRDVTDCAIMLGAIAGHDPKDSTSINTPVPDYTAALTGDVKGLKIGLPKEYYIDGLDRDVQAAMDRAIETYRRLGAEFVEISLPHTDYAVATYYLIATAEASSNLARYDGVRFGHRSPQAAGLIDMMTKSRSEGFGAEVKRRIMLGTYALSSGYYDAYYVKAQKVRTLIMGDFTRAFEAVDAILTPVAPTPAFKIGEMVDDPLQMYLSDIFTIPVNLAGTCAMSVPAGFSASGLPIGLQLIGKPFGEETILRAGHAFEQATEWHTRKAEI, from the coding sequence ATGGATATCTTTGAACTTACCATCGGCCAACTGGCTAATCAGCTGAAGGCCGGCACGGTGTCCTCCGTGGAGGCCACCAAGGCCATGCTGGAACGTATCGAGGCGGTCGAGCCCCGCGTCGGTTCGTTCATCACCGTAACCCCGGAGTCTGCCCTGGCGGAAGCCGAGGCCGCCGACCGGCGCATCGCTGCCGGGGATGCCCATATGCTCACGGGGGTTCCCCTGGCCCTCAAGGACATCTTTCTGACCGAGGGTATTCGCACCACCTGCGGTTCGCGCATACTCCACAACTTTATCCCCCCCTACAGCGCCACGGCCTGGGAGCGGCTGCGCGGCTGCGGTTCCGTCTTGCTGGGCAAGCTCAACCAGGATGAATTCGCCATGGGGTCGTCCAACGAGTCCAGCGCCTTTGGCGTCACCCGCAACCCCTGGGATATCACCCGCATCCCAGGCGGGTCGTCCGGCGGTTCCGCGGCGGCCATCGCGGCCCGTCAAGCCACGGCGACCCTGGGGACCGACACCGGCGGCTCCATCCGTCAACCATCTTCCCATTGCGGTTGCGTGGGTCTCAAGCCTACCTACGGCCGCGTCTCGCGCTACGGCGTGATCGCGTTCGCATCCTCCCTTGACCAGGTGGGCCCGATCACGCGGGACGTGACCGATTGCGCCATCATGTTGGGGGCGATTGCCGGCCATGATCCCAAGGATTCCACCAGCATCAACACGCCGGTTCCCGATTACACGGCCGCACTGACCGGCGACGTCAAGGGCCTTAAGATAGGCCTGCCCAAGGAATATTATATCGACGGCCTCGACCGGGACGTCCAGGCGGCCATGGACCGGGCCATCGAGACCTATCGCCGGCTGGGGGCGGAATTTGTGGAAATTTCACTGCCCCACACCGACTATGCCGTGGCGACCTATTACCTGATCGCCACCGCCGAGGCCAGCTCCAACCTGGCCCGTTACGACGGCGTTCGCTTCGGACATCGAAGCCCGCAGGCCGCAGGGTTGATCGACATGATGACCAAAAGCCGCAGCGAGGGGTTCGGGGCCGAGGTCAAACGCCGCATCATGCTGGGCACCTACGCCCTCTCGTCCGGTTACTACGACGCCTATTACGTCAAGGCCCAGAAGGTGCGCACGCTGATCATGGGCGATTTCACCCGCGCCTTCGAGGCGGTGGACGCGATCCTGACCCCGGTGGCGCCGACGCCGGCCTTCAAGATCGGCGAGATGGTCGATGACCCGTTGCAGATGTATCTGTCGGATATCTTCACCATCCCGGTCAACCTGGCCGGTACCTGCGCCATGTCCGTACCGGCCGGATTTTCCGCGTCGGGCCTGCCCATCGGCCTGCAACTGATCGGCAAACCCTTTGGCGAGGAGACCATTCTGCGTGCGGGCCATGCCTTCGAGCAGGCCACGGAATGGCATACGAGAAAGGCAGAGATATAA
- a CDS encoding outer membrane lipoprotein carrier protein LolA yields MIRWFGPGLLLVLVLAWAPLQAADKPASLKDVIGALEKGYAGLRDVRADFSQRTLISGVGREQKGDGEVFLKRPASSAAMFRFDYAKPKQQIVSNGKQVWYYMPENRQVMVSSVGDMFKGGNSIALSYLTGLGHVTRDFAVSFAKEQRDKNGDYQLELVPKKPTPVLVRLQLTVSAEAVERFRRQGSVQDTFPVRASVVHDAGGNQTRIDYSRVRVNKGIDNGTFNFKVPAGVEVVKP; encoded by the coding sequence ATGATACGTTGGTTCGGACCTGGTTTGTTACTTGTGCTGGTTCTGGCCTGGGCGCCTCTGCAGGCTGCCGACAAACCTGCGAGCCTCAAGGATGTGATCGGGGCGCTGGAGAAGGGGTATGCCGGTTTGCGGGACGTACGCGCCGATTTCTCACAGCGCACGCTTATCAGCGGGGTCGGCCGCGAGCAGAAGGGTGACGGCGAGGTGTTCCTGAAACGGCCGGCTTCGAGTGCCGCCATGTTCCGCTTCGACTATGCCAAGCCCAAACAGCAGATTGTCTCCAACGGCAAGCAGGTCTGGTACTACATGCCGGAAAACCGGCAGGTGATGGTCAGCTCGGTGGGGGACATGTTCAAGGGGGGCAACTCCATCGCTCTCTCCTATCTGACCGGCCTGGGGCACGTTACGCGCGATTTCGCGGTCTCCTTTGCCAAGGAACAGCGCGATAAAAATGGCGACTACCAACTCGAACTGGTCCCCAAAAAGCCGACGCCCGTTCTGGTGCGGCTCCAGTTGACCGTTTCGGCCGAAGCGGTTGAGCGGTTCCGGCGGCAGGGGAGCGTGCAGGATACGTTTCCGGTGCGGGCTTCGGTGGTGCATGATGCCGGCGGCAATCAGACCCGCATCGACTACAGCCGCGTCAGGGTCAACAAGGGCATCGACAACGGCACATTCAACTTCAAGGTCCCCGCAGGGGTCGAGGTCGTCAAGCCGTAA
- the gatB gene encoding Asp-tRNA(Asn)/Glu-tRNA(Gln) amidotransferase subunit GatB, with the protein MKFQPVIGLEVHAQLKTGSKIFCGCSTAFGSEPNSQTCPVCLGMPGALPVLNKKVVEFAIRAGLATNCTIAHHSVFARKNYFYPDLPKGYQISQFEEPICRKGWLDIQVEGQEVKRIGITRIHMEEDAGKLVHGDVPGLDDGSGVDLNRSCTPLLEIVSEPDLRSSDEAVAYLKQLHRIVTWLGICDGNMEEGSFRCDANVSVMPVGSDTLGTRAEIKNVNSFKFVKQAIEYEIQRQIDLIEDGGTVVQETRLFDPNSGTTRSMRSKEEAHDYRYFPDPDLVPLVIGADWVQHAQKELPELPEHRQQRFITELGLPEYDAEVLTASRELADYFEECVAFHHNAKAVSNWLMGEVTRSLNDSGTAIEACPVTPRQLAELLKLIDTGAISVKIAKTVFEEMWKNGGEPQAIVEKQGLAQVSDSGEIEAIIDGIIAANAAQVEEFRGGKEKVFGFFVGQVMKASKGKANPAVVNELLLTKLKGP; encoded by the coding sequence ATGAAATTTCAACCTGTTATCGGCCTTGAGGTCCATGCCCAACTGAAGACCGGGTCAAAGATCTTCTGCGGCTGTTCCACTGCCTTCGGTTCCGAACCCAACTCCCAGACCTGCCCGGTCTGTCTGGGCATGCCGGGCGCCTTGCCGGTGCTCAACAAAAAGGTGGTCGAATTCGCCATCAGGGCCGGGCTGGCCACCAATTGCACCATTGCCCATCATAGCGTCTTTGCCCGCAAGAATTACTTTTACCCCGACCTCCCCAAGGGGTATCAGATCAGCCAGTTCGAGGAGCCGATCTGCCGGAAGGGGTGGCTCGATATCCAGGTGGAGGGGCAGGAGGTCAAGCGCATCGGCATTACCCGCATCCACATGGAGGAAGACGCAGGCAAGCTGGTCCATGGCGACGTCCCCGGATTGGATGACGGTTCCGGGGTTGACCTGAACCGGTCCTGCACGCCGCTTCTGGAGATAGTTTCCGAGCCGGACCTGCGTTCGTCGGACGAGGCGGTGGCCTATCTGAAACAGTTGCACCGCATTGTGACCTGGCTGGGGATCTGCGACGGCAACATGGAGGAGGGGAGCTTCCGCTGCGATGCAAACGTCTCGGTCATGCCGGTCGGCTCCGATACCCTCGGTACCCGGGCCGAGATCAAGAACGTCAATTCGTTCAAGTTCGTCAAACAGGCCATCGAGTACGAAATTCAACGCCAGATCGACCTGATCGAGGATGGCGGCACCGTGGTCCAGGAAACGCGCCTGTTCGACCCGAACAGCGGGACGACCCGCTCCATGCGCAGCAAGGAGGAGGCCCACGACTATCGCTATTTCCCCGATCCCGACCTGGTGCCGCTGGTGATCGGCGCCGATTGGGTCCAACATGCGCAGAAAGAGTTGCCGGAACTTCCCGAGCACCGGCAGCAGCGCTTCATCACCGAGTTGGGACTGCCGGAATACGATGCCGAGGTGCTCACCGCCAGCCGCGAACTGGCCGATTACTTTGAGGAGTGCGTGGCCTTCCACCACAACGCCAAGGCCGTATCCAACTGGCTTATGGGCGAGGTTACCCGGTCGCTCAACGATTCGGGGACGGCCATCGAGGCGTGCCCCGTCACCCCCCGCCAGTTGGCCGAACTGCTCAAGCTGATCGACACGGGCGCCATTTCCGTCAAGATTGCCAAGACGGTCTTTGAGGAGATGTGGAAAAACGGCGGAGAACCACAGGCAATCGTAGAAAAACAGGGATTGGCCCAGGTTTCCGACAGCGGCGAGATCGAGGCCATCATCGACGGGATCATTGCCGCCAACGCCGCTCAGGTGGAGGAGTTCCGGGGCGGCAAGGAAAAGGTGTTCGGTTTCTTCGTGGGGCAGGTCATGAAGGCCAGCAAGGGCAAGGCCAACCCGGCAGTGGTGAACGAACTGCTGTTGACGAAGCTCAAGGGGCCTTAG